CCACGGACTGCCGCGCCATCATCACCCGGATCGTGTTCACCACGTCGGGGCGCCGCGCCCGCGACTCCTTGCCCAGCATCCCCTGCAGCTGCGCGTCGGCGATGGCCCGCGAGCCGTCCCGCTTCACGATCGCGATCAGCTCGTCCCGCTTGCCCCGGGTCTCCTCGTTGTCGGCGCCGGCCTTGGTATCCGAGAAAATGAGCGCCCGGATCCGATCGGGATGCCGACGCCACATGGCCATCGCGACGTAGCCGCCCATCGAGAGACCGCAGATCACCGCCGCTTCGATCCCGAGCCAGTCGAGCAGCGCCACGACATCGTCGGCGTACTGGTCCATCGAAAACGGGCCGTGTGTGCTCGAATGACCGAAGCCGCGGAGATCGGGCACGATGCAGCGGACGTGCGGCGCCAGCGACATACGCTGCGCGGTCCACAAGGTCCGGTCGTGCGGAAATCCGTGCAGGAACACGACAGGCAGCCCCTCGCCG
This region of Gemmatimonas groenlandica genomic DNA includes:
- a CDS encoding alpha/beta fold hydrolase, which encodes MIAQLPGYQVGFDDNGEGLPVVFLHGFPHDRTLWTAQRMSLAPHVRCIVPDLRGFGHSSTHGPFSMDQYADDVVALLDWLGIEAAVICGLSMGGYVAMAMWRRHPDRIRALIFSDTKAGADNEETRGKRDELIAIVKRDGSRAIADAQLQGMLGKESRARRPDVVNTIRVMMARQSVAGITGALQALRDRPDSRETLGTITVPTLVVVGEDDVLTPIKEARAIAEALPAAARVRMEIIAGAGHLPCVERPAATTHAFSDFLATLAD